A section of the Humulus lupulus chromosome 2, drHumLupu1.1, whole genome shotgun sequence genome encodes:
- the LOC133814977 gene encoding extensin-like, translating into MSQPPPRRAIGVTINEPTGAPRLAATPAPPGKGKKKPTEPILESSDENDMPAERAFDLYTKSACKKKSHRRQSGEGCNNKPAKKPRTDDPPASTPTKETTPPPTPTREATPPTPTNPDLPSPVGQTPPLAQVDPTPPTSTV; encoded by the exons ATGTCACaacctcctccgaggagggcaaTTGGGGTGACCATCAACGAGCCAACTGGTGCCCCCCGACTTGCTGCCACACCGGCCCCTCcagggaagggaaagaagaagccCACAGAGCCCATTCTTGAGTCGtcggacgagaacg ACATGCCTGCTGAACGTGCCTTCGACTTGTACACCAAGTCAGCGTGCAAGAAAAAGTCTCACAGGCGCCAGTCTGGGGAGGGCTGCAACAATAAACCCGCGAAGAAGCCTCGAACAGACGACCCCCCTGCGTCTACTCCAACAaaggagacaactcctccaccaactcCTACCAGGGAGGCGACTCCTCCAACTCCAACAAACCCAGATCTTCCATCTCCAGTTGGACAGACTCCTCCTCTGGCTCAAGTCGACCCTACGCCTCCAACATCCACCGTCTAG